A single region of the Gossypium arboreum isolate Shixiya-1 chromosome 12, ASM2569848v2, whole genome shotgun sequence genome encodes:
- the LOC108462034 gene encoding (+)-neomenthol dehydrogenase-like, with amino-acid sequence MSDQPTKRYAVVTGSNRGIGFEICKQLATKGMTVVLTARDETNGVEAVGKLKQFGFSETVVFHRLDVTEPASVSSLAEFVKTQFGRLDILVNNAGIGGVTADEDALRAGVLGKPAATVHWSGILMETNELSEECLKTNYYGVKTVCETLLPLLHLSDSPRIINISSSMGQLKNISNEWAKAVLRDAENLTEDKVDQVLRIFMNDFKEGSLEAKGWPTLLATYSISKAAMNGYARVLAKKHPSFQINCVCPGSVKTDINYNTGNSFLFHFGGINE; translated from the exons ATGTCAGATCAGCCAACAAAGAG GTATGCAGTGGTTACGGGTTCAAACAGGGGCATTGGATTTGAAATATGCAAGCAGTTGGCTACAAAGGGTATGACGGTGGTGTTGACGGCTAGAGACGAGACGAATGGTGTTGAAGCCGTCGGAAAATTGAAACAGTTTGGGTTCTCTGAAACTGTGGTGTTTCATCGACTGGACGTGACGGAGCCAGCGAGTGTTTCGAGTTTGGCCGAATTTGTAAAGACTCAATTTGGAAGGCTTGATATCTTG GTGAATAATGCTGGAATTGGTGGAGTAACAGCAGATGAAGATGCTTTAAGAGCTGGTGTTCTTGGCAAG CCTGCTGCTACAGTACACTGGAGTGGAATATTGATGGAAACAAATGAGTTAAGTGAGGAATGCCTCAAAACAAACTATTATGGTGTCAAAACAGTGTGTGAAACACTCCTCCCACTTCTCCACTTATCTGATTCACCAAGAATTATAAATATTTCTTCTTCAATGGGACAATTAAAG AACATATCAAATGAATGGGCAAAAGCAGTACTACGAGATGCTGAAAACCTCACAGAAGACAAAGTGGATCAAGTACTGAgaatatttatgaatgatttcaaGGAAGGTTCATTAGAAGCCAAAGGTTGGCCTACACTTTTGGCAACATATTCCATCTCAAAAGCAGCCATGAATGGCTATGCAAGGGTATTGGCTAAAAAACACCCAAGTTTCCAAATCAATTGTGTTTGCCCTGGCTCTGTCAAAACTGACATCAACTACAATACTGGCAATTCATTTTTATTTCACTTTGGGGGTATAAATGAGTAA
- the LOC108463908 gene encoding K(+) efflux antiporter 2, chloroplastic-like, giving the protein MDFACSFKRPTVFHGGEGSISSYRMLDPLCPRFKCRNLSYSVVDPMIGSKTRCLKKMRKSMAYGGCLSSNLVFGGEFNRHLCSAYSSRSLCYGLRDVSKVRVVRLCCQGNDSLAYADGNGRNVEFAESGDGSLSGTVSNGLEEEDRNLNGEVETPSLDDLREVLQKAIKELEVARLNSRMFEEKALKISEAAIALKDEAANAWSDVNSTLNMIQDIVNGECVAKEAVQKAMMALSLAEARLQVTADSSESLKKGNDSPENSGESDLEIDIREDNGAALTAQTEIRECKEKLENCQAELRHLQSKKGELQKEADRLNELAEKAQMDALKAEEEVANIMLLAEQAVAFELEATQHVNDAEIALQKAEKSLSNMIVETVEQQVSAEETVIEEEISPGGPNDVFVERERDALINGGMVVAEPTADIISGKARKSSEDIKQFDDLSDHENGILGLDSPKEAEIEAEKSKSVQSKKSESQKELTRETSPPNSSKSLLKKSSRFFPASFFSFTDDGTEFTPLSVAQSLLESARKQIPKLVVGVLLLGAGVAFYANQAERRALLMQQPDVITTSIDDISLNAKPLMQQIKKIPKKLKELIAFLPHQEMNEEEASLFDVLWLLLASVIFVPIFQKIPGGSPVLGYLAAGILIGPYGLSIIRHVHGTKAIAEFGVVFLLFNIGLELSVERLSSMKKYVFGLGSAQVLVTAVVVGLVAHFVAGQPGPAAIVIGNGLALSSTAVVLQVLQERGESTSRHGRATFSVLLFQDLAVVVLLILIPLISPNSSKGGVGFRAIAEALGLAAVKAAVAIAAIIAGGRLLLRPIYKQIAENQNAEIFSANTLLVILGTSLLTARAGLSMALGAFLAGLLLAETEFSLQVESDIAPYRGLLLGLFFMTVGMSIDPKLLVSNFPVIAGTLALLLGGKTILVAVVGKLFGISIISAIRVGLLLAPGGEFAFVAFGEAVNQGIMSSQLSSLLFLVVGISMALTPWLAAGGQLIASRFELHDVRSLLPVESETDDLQDHIIICGFGRVGQIIAQLLSERLIPFVALDVRSDRVAMGRSLDIPVYFGDAGSREVLHKVGAERACAAAITLDTPGANYRTVWALSKYFPNVKTFVRAHDVDHGLNLEKAGATAVVPETLEPSLQLAAAVLAQV; this is encoded by the exons ATGGATTTCGCTTGTAGTTTTAAGCGTCCTACGGTATTTCATGGTGGTGAAGGGAGTATTAGTAGTTATAGGATGCTGGATCCGTTATGTCCTAGATTTAAATGTAGGAATTTGAGTTACAGTGTTGTTGATCCCATGATTGGATCCAAAACTCGGTGTTTGAAGAAAATGAGGAAAAGTATGGCTTATGGTGGTTGTTTAAGTTCGAATTTGGTTTTCGGGGGGGAATTTAACCGTCATTTGTGCAGTGCGTACTCTAGTAGGTCGTTGTGTTACGGTTTGCGTGATGTGTCGAAAGTAAGAGTAGTTAGGTTGTGTTGTCAAGGTAATGATTCGTTGGCTTATGCTGATGGGAATGGTCGGAATGTGGAATTTGCAGAGAGTGGTGATGGGAGTTTGAGTGGTACTGTATCGAATGGTTtggaagaagaagatagaaatctAAATGGTGAAGTGGAAACACCTAGTCTGGATGACTTGAGGGAAGTGTTGCAGAAGGCGATTAAGGAATTGGAAGTGGCACGTCTTAACAGTAGGATGTTTGAGGAAAAGGCTCTGAAAATATCAGAAGCAGCTATAGCTTTGAAGGACGAAGCAGCCAATGCTTGGAGTGATGTTAATAGCACACTTAATATGATTCAAGATATTGTGAATGGTGAGTGCGTTGCTAAAGAGGCTGTTCAAAAGGCAATGATGGCATTGTCTTTAGCTGAGGCAAGGCTTCAGGTGACAGCAGACTCATCTGAATCTCTGAAAAAGGGAAACGATTCCCCAGAAAATTCTGGAGAGAGTGATTTGGAAATTGATATTAGGGAAGATAATGGAGCAGCATTGACTGCACAAACTGAGATTAGAGAATGTAAGGAGAAGTTAGAAAATTGTCAAGCGGAGTTAAGGCACCTGCAGAGTAAAAAGGGGGAGTTGCAGAAAGAAGCAGATAGATTGAATGAGCTTGCAGAGAAAGCACAGATGGATGCATTGAAAGCTGAGGAAGAAGTTGCAAACATCATGCTTTTAGCTGAGCAAGCTGTTGCTTTTGAATTGGAAGCTACACAGCATGTGAATGATGCAGAGATAGCTCTGCAAAAAGCTGAAAAGTCTCTTTCTAATATGATTGTTGAGACTGTTGAGCAGCAGGTTTCGGCTGAAGAGACTGTTATTGAGGAGGAGATCAGTCCCGGGGGTCCTAATGATGTTTTTGTTGAAAGAGAAAGGGATGCTTTGATTAATGGTGGCATGGTGGTTGCTGAGCCTACAGCAGACATCATATCTGGTAAAGCTAGAAAAAGTTCTGAAGATATCAAACAATTTGATGATCTAAGTGATCATGAGAACGGAATCCTGGGTTTAGATTCTCCAAAAGAAGCTGAAATTGAAGCAGAAAAGTCAAAAAGTGTTCAATCGAAGAAGTCGGAATCTCAGAAGGAGCTGACAAGGGAGACTTCACCTCCTAATTCCTCAAAGTCGTTGTTGAAGAAATCTTCACGTTTCTTCCCTGCATCATTTTTTTCCTTCACCGATGATGGGACAGAGTTCACACCATTGTCAGTCGCCCAGAGTCTTTTGGAGTCTGCAAGGAAACAAATTCCTAAACTGGTAGTAGGAGTACTGCTCTTGGGAGCTGG GGTTGCCTTCTATGCTAATCAGGCAGAGAGGAGAGCTCTGTTGATGCAGCAGCCAGATGTCATAACTACTAGTATAGACGACATTTCCTTAAATGCAAAACCTCTGATGCAACAAATAAAGAAAATTCCTAAAAAACTAAAAGAACTAATTGCTTTTCTTCCACATCAAGAG ATGAATGAGGAGGAGGCTTCTCTCTTTGATGTGCTGTGGTTACTTCTTGCAAGTGTAATATTTGTGCCTATATTTCAGAAAATTCCTGGAG GCAGTCCCGTTCTTGGATATTTGGCTGCTGGCATCTTGATTGGACCTTATGGTCTTTCCATAATCCGTCATGTGCATGGGACCAAAGCAATAGCTGAATTTGGAGTTGTTTTCTTGCTATTCAATATTGGCCTTGAG TTATCCGTCGAAAGGTTAAGTTCCATGAAGAAATATGTTTTTGGATTAGGCTCTGCGCAG GTCCTTGTGACTGCAGTTGTAGTTGGCTTGGTTGCTCATTTTGTTGCTGGGCAGCCTGGTCCAGCTGCAATTGTGATTGGGAATGGCCTGGCATTATCTTCAACTGCTGTTGTCTTGCAG GTATTACAGGAGCGAGGTGAGAGTACTTCACGCCATGGGCGTGCTACATTTTCAGTCCTACTTTTTCAG GACTTGGCTGTTGTTGTTTTGCTTATACTCATACCTCTTATCTcaccaaattcatcaaaaggagGG GTTGGTTTTAGAGCCATTGCTGAAGCTCTTGGACTGGCTGCTGTTAAGGCAGCAGTTGCCATTGCTGCAATTATTGCTGGGGGACGGTTG TTGCTTCGACCAATTTATAAGCAAATAGCAGAAAATCAAAATGCAGAAATATTCTCAGCCAATACCCTCCTTGTTATTCTAGGGACAAGTCTCCTTACTGCTAGG GCTGGACTTTCCATGGCATTGGGAGCATTTCTAGCTGGTTTGCTTCTTGCAGAGACTGAATTCTCTTTGCAGGTTGAATCAGATATTGCTCCATATCGTGGCCTCTTATTGGGTCTCTTCTTCATGACG GTTGGAATGTCAATTGACCCAAAGCTTCTTGTGTCAAATTTTCCTGTCATTGCGGGGACATTGGCACTCTTACTTGGTGGCAAGACCATATTGGTGGCAGTTGTTGGTAAACTTTTTGGTATTTCGATCATATCCGCCATAAGGGTTGGTCTTCTTCTAGCTCCAGGTGGAGAATTTGCATTTGTGGCTTTTGGTGAAGCTGTTAATCAG GGAATAATGTCTTCTCAGCTATCCTCATTGTTGTTCCTTGTTGTGGGGATTTCAATGGCCCTCACACCATGGCTTGCTGCTGGAGGCCAGTTAATTGCCTCTCGTTTTGAGCTACACGATGTTCGAAGCTTATTGCCTGTCGAGAGTGAG ACTGATGATTTGCAAGATCATATTATCATTTGTGGATTTGGGCGTGTTGGGCAG ATCATAGCTCAGCTACTTTCGGAGCGCCTAATTCCATTCGTTGCCCTTGATGTGCGGAG TGATAGGGTGGCAATGGGACGTTCCCTGGACATTCCTGTTTATTTTGGAGATGCTGGTAGTCGAGAG GTCCTTCACAAAGTTGGTGCTGAAAGAGCTTGTGCTGCGGCAATAACCTTGGATACACCTGGTGCCAATTATAGAACTGTTTGGGCTCTGAGCAAGTATTTCCCTAATGTGAAAACTTTTGTCCGCGCTCATGATGTTGATCACGGCCTTAATTTGGAAAAAGCTGGGGCTACGGCT GTTGTGCCAGAAACCTTGGAACCAAGTCTGCAGTTGGCTGCTGCTGTCCTAGCTCAGGTATGA